DNA from Saliniramus fredricksonii:
CGTGACCATCTGGCCGGAAGCATCCTGCATCAGATCGGCATTTCCTGCATCAGCCTGTGCCATGCATCTCGTCTCCACCGGTCGCATTCATGCGTGCGATCACGCTTGTTCTTGATGGGTGGGGGCGCGCGAACGCCCCCACCTGAAAGTCGGATCGGGCGACAAGCCTTACTGGAGCATCCAGTTGGCGAAACGCTCGCGCAGCTCATCGCCGTAATCGGTCCAGAAATCGTTATCGAGAACGATCGGCGAATAGTAGTTGTCCGGATTGGTCGGCATGTGCTCGTTCATGTCGATCCCGAGATCGGCATGCTCGCCCACGAGAGGTGCGGAAGACGCACGCGCCGGGCCGTAGGAGATGAACTTGGCCTGATCCGCCAGACGCTGCGTGTCGGTGGCGTAATAGAGATAGTCCATCACGGCATCGACGTTATCGCCGTCAGCCGGAACCACCCAGCCGTCCCACTCGACGATCTGGCCGTCCCAGATAATGTCGAAAGGCTGGCCCTCGACCTGCGCGGCATTGAAGATACGGCCATTATAACCGGTCGCCATCACGACTTCCTCGTCAGCGAGGAGCTGGGGAGCCTGGGCACCCTCGGTCCAGAAGACGATGTGTTCCTTGATGGTGTCGAGCTTGGCGAAGGCGCGGTCCTGGCCCTCCGGCGTGGCGAGCACGTCATAGATATCCTCCGGCGCAACGCCATCGGCATAGAGTGCCCATTCGAGGTTCGTGCCCGGACGATCCTGCAGCGCGCGGCGGCCCGGATAGTTCTCGACATCAAACAGCGCCTCGATCGCATCGGGCTGCGCGTCTTCGGGGAACAGGTCGGTGTTATAGGCGAGAATCGTGGAATACACGATCTGCGGGATGAAGCACTCACCCAGCGAGCCCGGGAGGAAATCCTCGCTGGCAGGGGTGCCGTCCGGTGCCGGGGCAAGCATTTCGTCGTGATCGATCGGCAGGATGATACCTTCGTCGCAGGCGAGCTGCGCGTCGGAAGGCAGCATGTCGACGAGATCCCAGGTCACGTTGCCGGCCTGGGACTGGGCACGAAGACCCGCCAATGCATTGGCCGAACCGTCATCATTGATGATCTCGACATTCGGATTTTCTTCCATATAGGGCTCGTGATAGGCGCGCACCTGGCTCTCGGTATAGGCGCCGCCCCAGGAGACGATGGTGAGGTTGACCGGCTCCTGCGCATATGCACCCGCCGAGATCGCCGCCGCAGCGACGCCGCCGGCAAGAATCGAAAGTTTCTTCATGGACATACAGTTTCTCCCAGTCCTGTGTTGGGGAGCGCTTCAGGAGCGCTCCGCGCCGGTACGGCAGTCATCCGCCATCCGGCCTTCCTTGCGGGGCCACGCGAAAGACGCGGGCCGCCTGCCGAGCGGACCCGACGGGCCCGCCTGATCCGCCGCGCGCGCATCAAGCATCCAGCGCGCGGCAATCCTGCGTGATCCAGCCGATACGCACCTTCGCACCACGCGCCAGATCGGGGCTGTGCGAGGAATTCGGCACCTTGACGATGAACTCGTCATTGCCGCAGACCTTCACCCGGGTGCGGATATGGTCGCCGAGATAGATCAGCTCACGCACCTCGGCCTCGAAGACGTTGTCGAGATCGGCGCTGCCCTCCGGCGCGATCACCACGCGCTCGGGACGCAGCGACAGCGTCGTGCGATCCCCCACTGCGCCGACATTGACCCTGAGCGCGGTAACCTTGTCGCCATTGTCGAGCACGACCTTGCAGGTATCCCCGTCGATCGCCTCGACCTTGCCCATGAGCTTGTTGTTTTCGCCGATGAAGGCGGCGACGAAGGCGTTTTCCGGGCGCTCGTAGAGAGCCGGCGGTGATGCCAGCTGCTGCACCACGCCGTCATTGAAGACCGCGATGCGGTTCGACATGGTCAATGCCTCGGTCTGGTCATGGGTGACATAGACCACGGTGACGCCGAGCTGGTCGTGGATATGCTTGATCTCGTATTGCATCTGCTCGCGCAGGTTCTTGTCGAGCGCACCGAGCGGCTCGTCCATCAGGACGAGCTCCGGCTCGAAGACCAGCGCACGGGCCACGGCAACACGCTGCTGCTGGCCACCCGAGAGCTGCGCCGGCATGCGCGCGCCGAAATCCGAGAGCTCGACCATGTCGAGGGCGCGTTGCACCCGCGCTTCGACATCCGCCTTGCCCATCTTGCGAACCCGCAGCGGGAAGGCCAGGTTTTCCGCCACCGTCATATGCGGGAAAAGCGCATAATTCTGGAACACCATGCCGATGCCGCGCTTGTGCGGGGCGACATTGTCGATGCGCTGGCCGTCGAGCCGGATCTCGCCAAAGGTCGCGGATTCGAAGCCCGCGAGCATCATCAGACACGTCGTCTTTCCCGAACCAGACGGCCCGAGCATCGTGAGAAACTCACCGCGCGCAATGTCGAGGTTGAGATTTTTGACGACGAGTGTCTCGCCATCATAGCTTTTCTGCACGTTGTCAAAGCAGACGTGACCCGAACCAGTCACTCCGTCAGCAGTTTTCAGCACTGTGGACACGCTCCCTCTGTTGCCCGACCAATCGAAAACCGGGCTGCGCGTTTCTTGGCCTTATCCTTCACGATCCTCTTCTTTCCCGCAACCCCCGAATTCGATTTTCTTCACCGCAACGTCACACGGGCGCCATGATTCGGCCCTGCATTCCGGCATGCTCGAAAAACAGGCAAATCCATAAATTGCTGAAAATTATCACAAAATCCGAAACCTTCGGCGCCCCACCGGCTTCCGCACGGGCAGTCTGCCGCACCCGACCCGATGTGCAATTTCGCGGATGATTGCACTGCGTTTACGGTTTCGTGCTATAGGCTGCGCCGCGCGCGGCTTGCGGCTCGCAGTGCCGGCGTCAGGTGCGCGGCGCAGCCGGAAGCGAGACAACGAGACCAGAACGGAAGTGACGATGTCCGAACAGATACGCGCCGGCGACATGCTGATGGCGCTGTTTACCGGCGCCGGTTACACGGCGATCGAGCCGCCGGTCCTGCAACCGGCGGAACTGTTTCTCGACCTCTCCGGCGAAGAGATGCGCCGACGCATGTTCGTGACCCTCGACGCCAACGGCAACGAATTGTGCCTGCGGCCCGAATATACCATTCCCGTCTGCCGCGCGCATCTCGCCGCGTCACCCACCGACGCGGCCCCGGCGCAATATTGCTATCGTGGCCCGGTCTTTCGCCTGCGTGCGGGAGAGACCGGAGAGTTCCAGCAGGCCGGGGTGGAATCGATCGGACGCCGGGACATCGCCGCCACCGACGCGGAAATGCTCGGTCTTGCGACCGAGGCGCTCGACCGTCTGGGCATCGCACCGCAACGGATTGCCCTGGGCGATGTCGGCCTGCTCGAAGCTCTGCTCACGGTCCTCGACATACCCGCCGCCGCCAGGGCCCGGCTGATGCGCGCCATCGTCGCCGGCGAGGGTCCCGCCGCACTCGCGGAGCCTGAGGAAACGGATGAGGCCGAGAGCGGCGCGATGCGGCATGCGGGCCTGCTCGCCGCACTCGCCGGGCAGGATCCGGAAGCGGCACGCGCCTTCGTCGAGGACGTGCTCTCGATCGCCGGCATCACCTCCGTCGGCGGGCGCAGCGCCGGGGATATCGCCCGGCGCTTCCTCGCCCGCGCCGGTCGCCATGGCGGCGATATCGCCCCCGAAGCCCGGGCCGTGCTGCGGCGCTATCTCGCCATTGCCGGCAATCCGGATGCGGCGGCTGCGCAAATACGCGCGCTCGCCGCCGATGCGGGACTCGCCATGGATTGTGCACTCGATCTGTTCGAAGAGCGCAACGGTTTCCTGGCCGCGCACGGGATCGATCCTGCGCAACTCGGCTTTCGCGCCGATTTCGCGCGTAATCTCGATTATTATACCGGGTTCATCTTCGATATCGCAGCCGATCCCGACCCGGCGGCCAGACCGCTCGTCGGTGGCGGTCGCTACGACCGGCTGGCGCGCCATCTCGATCCCTGGCAGTCGCTGCCGGCGATCGGCTGCGCGTTCTGGCTCGATCGCATCGCCGCCTGCCGTGCCGGCACTGCTGCGGTCGACGCATCCGTTCAGGGAGAGACAGCATGAGTGCCGCACCGCTCGTCATCGCCGTGCCTTCCAAGGGACGGCTGCAGGAAAACGCCACGGCGTTCTTCGCCCGCGCCGGTCTCGAATTCGCCAAGGCGCGCGGTTCGCGCGGTTATCGCGGCACGGTCAAGGGCATGCCGGAGGTGGAAATCGCCTTTCTCTCGGCCTCCGAAATCGTCGGCCATCTGGTCCGCGGCGAGGTGCATTTCGGCATCACCGGTGAGGATCTGATCCGCGAGCAGGCGTCTGATGCCGATAACGACATCGCGCTGATCACGCCGCTCGGTTTCGGCCACGCCAATGTTGTCGTCGCCGCGCCGCAGGCGTGGATCGACGTCTCGGGCATGGCCGATCTGGATGAGGTCGCTGTCGATCTGCGCAGCCGCCAGGGCCGCAAGATGCGCGTCGCCACCAAATACGTGAACCTGACCCGCAGCTTTTTTGCTCGCCACGGCATCGCCGATTATCGCATCGTCGAATCACTGGGTGCCACGGAGGGCACACCGGCCTCCGGGGCGGCGGAGATCATCGTCGATATCACCACCACCGGCGCGACGCTTGCCGCGAATGCGCTCAAGGTGCTCGATGACGGGGTGATCCTGCGTTCACAGGCCAATCTCGCCGCCTCACTGCGCGCCCCCTGGAGCGAAGCCGCGCGGGCGGCGGCGCGCGCCGTCCTGACC
Protein-coding regions in this window:
- a CDS encoding ABC transporter substrate-binding protein; translation: MSMKKLSILAGGVAAAAISAGAYAQEPVNLTIVSWGGAYTESQVRAYHEPYMEENPNVEIINDDGSANALAGLRAQSQAGNVTWDLVDMLPSDAQLACDEGIILPIDHDEMLAPAPDGTPASEDFLPGSLGECFIPQIVYSTILAYNTDLFPEDAQPDAIEALFDVENYPGRRALQDRPGTNLEWALYADGVAPEDIYDVLATPEGQDRAFAKLDTIKEHIVFWTEGAQAPQLLADEEVVMATGYNGRIFNAAQVEGQPFDIIWDGQIVEWDGWVVPADGDNVDAVMDYLYYATDTQRLADQAKFISYGPARASSAPLVGEHADLGIDMNEHMPTNPDNYYSPIVLDNDFWTDYGDELRERFANWMLQ
- a CDS encoding ABC transporter ATP-binding protein, with translation MLKTADGVTGSGHVCFDNVQKSYDGETLVVKNLNLDIARGEFLTMLGPSGSGKTTCLMMLAGFESATFGEIRLDGQRIDNVAPHKRGIGMVFQNYALFPHMTVAENLAFPLRVRKMGKADVEARVQRALDMVELSDFGARMPAQLSGGQQQRVAVARALVFEPELVLMDEPLGALDKNLREQMQYEIKHIHDQLGVTVVYVTHDQTEALTMSNRIAVFNDGVVQQLASPPALYERPENAFVAAFIGENNKLMGKVEAIDGDTCKVVLDNGDKVTALRVNVGAVGDRTTLSLRPERVVIAPEGSADLDNVFEAEVRELIYLGDHIRTRVKVCGNDEFIVKVPNSSHSPDLARGAKVRIGWITQDCRALDA
- a CDS encoding ATP phosphoribosyltransferase regulatory subunit, with product MSEQIRAGDMLMALFTGAGYTAIEPPVLQPAELFLDLSGEEMRRRMFVTLDANGNELCLRPEYTIPVCRAHLAASPTDAAPAQYCYRGPVFRLRAGETGEFQQAGVESIGRRDIAATDAEMLGLATEALDRLGIAPQRIALGDVGLLEALLTVLDIPAAARARLMRAIVAGEGPAALAEPEETDEAESGAMRHAGLLAALAGQDPEAARAFVEDVLSIAGITSVGGRSAGDIARRFLARAGRHGGDIAPEARAVLRRYLAIAGNPDAAAAQIRALAADAGLAMDCALDLFEERNGFLAAHGIDPAQLGFRADFARNLDYYTGFIFDIAADPDPAARPLVGGGRYDRLARHLDPWQSLPAIGCAFWLDRIAACRAGTAAVDASVQGETA
- the hisG gene encoding ATP phosphoribosyltransferase, producing MSAAPLVIAVPSKGRLQENATAFFARAGLEFAKARGSRGYRGTVKGMPEVEIAFLSASEIVGHLVRGEVHFGITGEDLIREQASDADNDIALITPLGFGHANVVVAAPQAWIDVSGMADLDEVAVDLRSRQGRKMRVATKYVNLTRSFFARHGIADYRIVESLGATEGTPASGAAEIIVDITTTGATLAANALKVLDDGVILRSQANLAASLRAPWSEAARAAARAVLTRIAAQEEARRVREVRTLVPQERRAAVAAAANAFEAHLLSAPDAAELVMHCEVGHVFAVTDALAAAGARDMTVRSLDYVFRAHNPLQARLDKRLPVL